The Leucobacter rhizosphaerae genome includes a region encoding these proteins:
- the ddaH gene encoding dimethylargininase yields MSQIALVRQPSSLLDDGIVDHIEKVAVDLPRAQEQWRGYVDALQAHGWKTIEVDPADDCPDSVFVEDTVVMFRNVAVISRPGADSRKPEVDGTRRALQALGCPIAEIQAPGTLDGGDVLKVGDTVYVGRGGRTNAEGVAQLRRILAPLGGTVVAVPVTKVLHLKTAVTALPDGTVIGYPEFVDQPSLFGRFLPVPEPHGTAVVCLSDSELLISASAPKTAALLRDLGYGVTEVEISEYEKLEGCPTCLSVRVRAL; encoded by the coding sequence ATGTCTCAGATCGCTCTTGTCCGCCAGCCCAGCTCACTGCTCGACGACGGGATCGTCGACCACATCGAGAAGGTCGCCGTCGACCTGCCCCGGGCGCAGGAGCAGTGGCGCGGGTACGTGGACGCGCTGCAGGCCCACGGCTGGAAGACGATCGAGGTCGACCCCGCCGACGACTGCCCCGACTCCGTGTTCGTCGAGGACACGGTCGTGATGTTCCGCAACGTCGCCGTGATCAGCCGCCCCGGCGCCGACAGCCGGAAGCCCGAGGTCGACGGCACCCGCCGCGCACTCCAGGCGCTCGGCTGCCCCATCGCCGAGATCCAGGCGCCCGGCACGCTCGACGGCGGTGACGTGCTGAAGGTCGGCGACACCGTGTACGTCGGCCGCGGCGGCCGCACGAACGCGGAGGGCGTCGCGCAGCTGCGCCGGATCCTCGCCCCGCTCGGCGGCACCGTCGTCGCCGTGCCCGTGACCAAGGTGCTGCACCTGAAGACGGCCGTGACCGCGCTGCCCGATGGCACCGTGATCGGGTACCCCGAGTTCGTCGACCAGCCCAGCCTCTTCGGCCGCTTCCTGCCGGTGCCCGAGCCCCACGGTACGGCCGTGGTGTGCCTGAGCGACTCGGAGCTGCTCATCTCCGCATCGGCCCCGAAGACCGCGGCGCTCCTCCGCGACCTCGGCTACGGGGTGACCGAGGTCGAGATCTCCGAGTACGAGAAGCTCGAGGGCTGCCCCACCTGCCTCTCGGTGCGGGTGCGCGCGCTGTAG
- a CDS encoding PaaX family transcriptional regulator: MHVLDDLASRPGSANSLIRTVVGVAIRACGGWLSTATCVELMEAAGVPANRTRTALTRVKGKGLLVAERRDGRAGYALTPDGAWLLARGDRRIYGQRSMRNGDPWCLISFSIPEEQRSLRHQFRQRLSWIGAGNVSPALWIVPDYLRAELEEIVQDLALTAQVTLFTVQGIQNAGVSGSALAREWWDLDALRALHDDFLEAHSATLAHCAAEPDSAVRFGLWIRALDAWRPIPYLDPGLPDALLPPDWPGARSGELFRALHAATRDAVAAILDRHGAEVASA; the protein is encoded by the coding sequence GTGCATGTGCTCGACGACCTCGCCTCCCGGCCCGGCAGCGCGAACTCGCTGATCCGCACGGTCGTCGGCGTCGCGATCCGCGCCTGCGGGGGCTGGCTCTCGACCGCAACCTGCGTCGAGCTGATGGAGGCCGCGGGAGTGCCCGCGAATCGCACGCGCACGGCCCTCACGCGCGTGAAGGGCAAGGGGCTGCTCGTGGCCGAGCGCCGCGACGGCCGAGCGGGGTACGCGCTGACGCCGGATGGCGCGTGGCTCCTCGCCCGCGGCGATCGGCGCATCTACGGGCAGCGTTCGATGCGGAACGGCGATCCCTGGTGCCTGATCTCCTTCAGCATCCCCGAGGAGCAGCGCAGCCTCCGCCACCAGTTCCGCCAGCGCCTGTCGTGGATCGGCGCGGGCAACGTGTCGCCGGCACTCTGGATCGTGCCCGACTACCTGCGCGCCGAGCTCGAGGAGATCGTGCAGGATTTGGCGCTGACCGCGCAGGTGACCCTCTTCACGGTGCAGGGCATCCAGAACGCCGGGGTGTCGGGGAGCGCCCTGGCGCGCGAGTGGTGGGATCTCGACGCGTTGCGGGCCCTGCACGACGACTTCCTCGAGGCGCACTCAGCGACCCTCGCGCACTGCGCCGCGGAACCGGATTCGGCGGTGCGGTTCGGGCTCTGGATCCGGGCGCTCGACGCCTGGCGACCGATCCCCTACCTCGATCCCGGCCTGCCCGACGCCCTGCTGCCGCCGGACTGGCCGGGCGCGCGCAGCGGCGAGCTGTTCCGCGCGCTGCACGCGGCGACCCGGGACGCGGTGGCGGCGATCCTCGACCGGCACGGGGCCGAAGTCGCCAGCGCCTGA
- a CDS encoding alpha/beta hydrolase family protein: MTTSAASVVGPPRILRTGPHDDQVVECWDPATPPRGTAVLIHGGYWRSRFTAALMHPLVPEFTARGWSVANLEYRRGADGWAALHHDLGAALDAVRAAEPSGRLAIVGHSVGGQLALLGARPGDAVVALAPVTDLARGLDEGIGDGAVAEFFGSGSGADPDPHREVFAAASPRERVPPAGDVLVVHGADDARVPIAHTRAYVEAARAAGGAVELLELPRLSHLDAIDPAAPHWPRMHTWLDRRMPPLPA; this comes from the coding sequence GTGACGACGAGCGCGGCATCCGTCGTGGGGCCCCCGCGGATCCTCCGCACGGGGCCCCACGACGATCAGGTCGTCGAGTGCTGGGATCCCGCGACGCCGCCGCGCGGCACCGCGGTGCTGATCCACGGCGGGTACTGGCGATCGCGGTTCACCGCCGCCCTCATGCACCCGCTCGTGCCGGAGTTCACGGCGCGCGGGTGGTCGGTCGCGAACCTCGAGTACCGGCGCGGTGCCGACGGCTGGGCCGCGCTGCACCACGATCTCGGCGCGGCGCTCGACGCGGTCCGAGCCGCCGAGCCGAGCGGGCGTCTCGCGATCGTCGGCCACTCGGTCGGGGGTCAGCTCGCGCTGCTCGGCGCCCGCCCGGGTGACGCGGTCGTCGCCCTCGCGCCCGTCACCGACCTCGCCCGCGGGCTCGACGAGGGCATCGGCGACGGTGCGGTCGCCGAGTTCTTCGGCTCCGGATCCGGCGCGGATCCCGACCCGCACCGCGAGGTCTTCGCGGCGGCCTCGCCCCGTGAGCGGGTGCCGCCCGCCGGCGACGTGCTCGTGGTGCACGGCGCGGACGACGCCCGGGTGCCGATTGCGCACACGCGTGCGTACGTCGAGGCGGCACGCGCCGCGGGCGGTGCGGTCGAGCTGCTCGAACTGCCGCGGCTCTCGCACCTCGACGCGATCGACCCGGCGGCGCCGCACTGGCCCCGGATGCACACCTGGCTCGACCGACGGATGCCCCCGCTCCCGGCATGA
- a CDS encoding cupin domain-containing protein, producing the protein MSSEEIILGDLPAGIVRASEAVNGRVWNVLGHTYITKVESASTYGWLSLDPAGTGVPPHVHPTQDEFIYVFEGEYTLYLDGQWTTAGPGDLVQMPRNLPHAYYNKRDEDAKSLFWVSPGGKLANLFSLLHNVTDPEEVVRLSAANGVDFLPQGAVEGA; encoded by the coding sequence GTGAGTTCTGAAGAGATTATCCTGGGCGACCTGCCCGCCGGTATCGTCCGAGCGAGCGAGGCGGTCAACGGCCGCGTCTGGAACGTGCTGGGTCACACGTACATCACCAAGGTCGAGAGCGCCTCGACCTACGGGTGGCTGTCGCTCGATCCCGCCGGCACTGGTGTCCCGCCGCACGTGCACCCCACGCAGGACGAGTTCATCTACGTCTTCGAGGGGGAGTACACGCTGTATCTCGACGGCCAGTGGACCACGGCCGGCCCCGGCGACCTCGTGCAGATGCCCCGCAACCTGCCGCACGCCTACTACAACAAGCGAGACGAGGACGCGAAGTCGCTGTTCTGGGTCAGCCCGGGCGGCAAGCTCGCGAACCTGTTCAGCCTGCTGCACAACGTCACCGACCCCGAAGAGGTGGTGCGCCTGTCGGCCGCCAACGGCGTCGACTTCCTGCCGCAGGGCGCGGTCGAGGGGGCGTGA
- a CDS encoding kynureninase produces MTLAPDASTLDPTAAATALDAQDPLAHFRDRFVLHDEVRSYLDGNSLGRPLRATRDRLPAFVDEVWGGRLIRAWDEQWIDAPVALGDRLGAAALGAAPGQTVVADSTTVLLYKLMRAAAAARSDRREVIADTENFPTDRFVLEGVAAEHGLTVRWIEPDPSAGVTEAQVRAELSERTAFVLLSHVAFKSGFIADVPAITAAAHEAGALVLWDLCHSVGLVPTELDAWGVDLAVGCSYKYLNGGPGAPAFAYVAAGVQGALRQPVQGWFGAADPFGMTETYVPSRGIRQIISGTPPILGMQPIADMVTLIEEAGIAAIRAKSIALTEFVVDVVDSRLARFGVRVISPRDPSIRGGHVTLDHPAFREIVAELWQRGIIPDFRPPQGIRIGLSPLSTSFAEVAAGLSAIEERLAARQVE; encoded by the coding sequence ATGACGCTCGCACCCGACGCATCGACGCTCGACCCCACCGCAGCGGCGACCGCACTCGACGCGCAGGATCCGCTCGCGCACTTCCGCGACCGCTTCGTGCTGCACGACGAGGTGCGCTCGTATCTCGACGGCAACTCGCTCGGCCGGCCGCTGCGGGCCACGCGCGACCGGCTGCCCGCGTTCGTGGACGAGGTGTGGGGCGGCCGGCTCATCCGCGCCTGGGACGAGCAGTGGATCGACGCACCCGTCGCGCTCGGGGACCGACTGGGCGCCGCGGCGCTCGGGGCCGCACCGGGCCAGACGGTGGTCGCGGACTCGACGACCGTGCTGCTCTACAAGCTGATGCGCGCCGCGGCTGCCGCGCGGAGCGATCGTCGCGAGGTGATCGCCGACACCGAGAACTTCCCGACCGACCGCTTCGTGCTCGAGGGGGTCGCGGCCGAGCACGGGCTCACGGTGCGCTGGATCGAACCGGACCCGAGCGCCGGGGTGACCGAGGCGCAGGTGCGCGCGGAGCTCAGCGAGCGGACCGCGTTTGTGCTGCTCAGCCACGTCGCGTTCAAATCGGGGTTCATCGCGGACGTCCCGGCCATCACGGCAGCTGCCCACGAGGCCGGAGCGCTCGTGCTCTGGGATCTCTGCCACTCCGTCGGTCTCGTGCCGACGGAGCTCGACGCCTGGGGGGTCGATCTCGCGGTCGGCTGCTCCTACAAGTACCTCAACGGAGGCCCGGGTGCCCCCGCGTTCGCGTACGTCGCCGCGGGCGTCCAGGGCGCGCTCCGGCAGCCGGTCCAGGGCTGGTTCGGCGCCGCGGATCCCTTCGGCATGACCGAGACGTACGTGCCGTCGCGCGGGATCCGCCAGATCATCTCGGGCACCCCGCCGATCCTCGGCATGCAGCCGATCGCCGACATGGTGACCCTGATCGAGGAGGCCGGGATCGCGGCGATCCGGGCGAAGTCGATCGCACTCACCGAGTTCGTCGTGGACGTTGTGGACTCGCGTCTCGCGCGGTTCGGGGTGCGGGTCATCAGCCCGCGCGATCCGTCGATCCGGGGCGGGCACGTCACGCTCGACCACCCGGCGTTCCGCGAGATCGTCGCGGAACTGTGGCAGCGCGGGATCATCCCCGACTTCCGCCCGCCGCAGGGGATCCGGATCGGGCTCTCGCCGCTCAGCACGTCGTTCGCCGAGGTCGCGGCGGGACTCAGCGCGATCGAGGAGCGGCTGGCCGCGCGGCAGGTCGAGTGA
- a CDS encoding amidohydrolase family protein: MSSDLRASASGRVTAPAVVDHHVHLGLVDWRALGEGPVGEVHDLGWDPAEIDRIARELVPSVRVRSAGPFHTAPGGYPSGRAWAPDAAIVSVDAPESAVTAVAAVSARGGLGVKIALHAGMPLLPDPQLRALIDAAHAAGLRAFVHAEGAGQAARAIDLGADVLVHVPWTERLGDDTIRRAAEAGMEWISTLSIHAGVALERALDNARRFRAAGGTLRYGTDLGNGDLPVGLNAREIRLLGEAGLAGDALHAAVFSRDPRDSAALSHTDPLPTTADALADWLATAIRRSPIDRNPNGASA; this comes from the coding sequence GTGTCGAGTGACCTCCGCGCGTCCGCGTCGGGCCGCGTGACGGCGCCCGCGGTCGTGGATCATCATGTGCACCTCGGGCTCGTCGACTGGCGGGCTCTCGGCGAGGGACCCGTCGGCGAGGTGCACGACCTGGGGTGGGACCCCGCGGAGATCGACCGGATCGCCCGGGAGCTGGTCCCGAGCGTGCGGGTGCGCAGCGCCGGGCCGTTCCACACGGCGCCGGGCGGCTACCCGTCGGGGCGGGCCTGGGCTCCCGATGCCGCGATCGTGTCGGTCGATGCGCCGGAGAGCGCGGTGACGGCCGTCGCGGCGGTGTCGGCGCGCGGCGGCCTGGGGGTCAAGATCGCCCTGCACGCCGGGATGCCACTGCTGCCGGATCCGCAGCTGCGCGCGCTGATCGACGCGGCGCACGCTGCCGGGCTGCGCGCCTTCGTGCACGCCGAGGGCGCGGGTCAGGCGGCGCGCGCCATCGACCTCGGGGCGGACGTGCTCGTGCACGTGCCCTGGACGGAGCGGCTCGGCGACGACACGATCCGCCGCGCGGCCGAGGCCGGTATGGAGTGGATCTCGACACTCTCGATCCACGCGGGCGTCGCGCTCGAGCGCGCGCTCGACAACGCCCGCCGATTCCGCGCGGCGGGCGGCACGCTCCGCTACGGCACGGACCTCGGCAACGGGGATCTGCCGGTGGGCCTCAATGCGCGCGAGATCCGCCTGCTCGGCGAGGCGGGACTCGCGGGCGACGCCCTGCACGCGGCGGTCTTCAGTCGGGATCCGCGCGATTCCGCGGCGCTCAGTCACACCGATCCGCTGCCCACGACCGCCGACGCCTTGGCCGACTGGCTGGCCACGGCGATCCGGCGCTCACCCATCGACCGCAACCCGAACGGAGCTTCCGCATGA
- the kynA gene encoding tryptophan 2,3-dioxygenase, producing MSIEHGERPLEAGVRTDFSTTMDYAGYLNLDQVLTAQAPVSDPAHHDEMLFIIQHQTSELWLKLMLHELRATRDHFDADQPTRALKTLARVKHILRTLTEQWSVLATLTPAEYAEFRSVLGSSSGFQSYQYREIEFLLGNKNAAMLRVFESKPEIHARLEATLHEPTIYDSFLRMLARLGYGIPERILTRDVAEAWVEHPDLVPVYTTIYEDVDRHWSVYEACESLVDIEDAFQLWRFRHMSTVQRVIGFKAGTGGSSGVAFLRRALELSFFPELTAVRTEIRDLRVE from the coding sequence ATGTCGATCGAGCACGGTGAACGGCCGCTGGAAGCGGGGGTCCGCACGGACTTCAGCACCACCATGGACTACGCGGGGTACCTGAACCTCGACCAGGTGCTCACGGCCCAGGCGCCGGTGAGCGATCCTGCGCACCACGACGAGATGCTGTTCATCATCCAGCACCAGACCTCTGAGCTGTGGTTGAAGCTGATGCTGCACGAGCTGCGTGCGACGCGGGATCACTTCGACGCCGACCAGCCCACGCGCGCGCTGAAGACCCTCGCCCGGGTCAAGCACATCCTGCGCACGCTCACCGAGCAGTGGTCGGTGCTCGCGACGCTCACTCCCGCGGAGTACGCGGAGTTCCGGAGCGTGCTGGGATCCTCCTCGGGGTTCCAGTCGTACCAGTACCGCGAGATCGAGTTCCTCCTCGGCAACAAGAACGCCGCGATGCTGCGGGTGTTCGAGTCGAAGCCGGAGATCCACGCCCGTCTCGAGGCCACCCTGCACGAACCGACCATCTACGACAGCTTCCTGCGGATGCTCGCGCGGCTCGGCTACGGGATCCCGGAGCGGATCCTCACCCGCGACGTCGCCGAGGCGTGGGTCGAGCACCCGGACCTCGTGCCCGTGTACACGACGATCTACGAGGACGTCGACCGCCACTGGAGCGTGTACGAGGCCTGCGAGTCGCTCGTCGACATCGAGGACGCGTTCCAGCTCTGGCGCTTCCGGCACATGAGCACGGTGCAGCGCGTCATCGGCTTCAAGGCGGGCACGGGCGGGTCGTCGGGTGTCGCCTTCCTGCGGCGTGCGCTGGAGCTCAGCTTCTTCCCGGAGCTCACCGCGGTGCGCACCGAGATCCGGGACCTCCGTGTCGAGTGA
- a CDS encoding AMP-binding enzyme yields MDADGYFTFQSRTDNLIVASGYNIAATEVEEVVVTHPDVLECAVIGRPDPEKGTIVNAFVVLRDGVDPGPETADAIRAHVRSRLAIYKCPRRIDVVTALPRNPSGKVQHFVLRERAATEVAAAEVEAAGVDTSV; encoded by the coding sequence ATGGATGCCGACGGCTACTTCACCTTCCAGTCCCGCACCGACAACCTCATCGTCGCCTCCGGCTACAACATCGCCGCCACGGAGGTCGAGGAGGTTGTTGTGACCCATCCGGACGTGCTCGAGTGCGCCGTGATCGGACGGCCCGATCCGGAGAAGGGCACGATCGTGAACGCGTTCGTGGTGCTCCGCGACGGCGTCGATCCCGGGCCCGAGACGGCCGACGCGATCCGCGCGCACGTGCGATCCCGGCTCGCGATCTACAAGTGCCCGCGGCGCATCGACGTCGTCACCGCCTTGCCGCGCAACCCGAGCGGCAAGGTGCAGCACTTCGTGCTCCGCGAGCGCGCGGCCACGGAGGTCGCGGCCGCGGAGGTCGAGGCTGCGGGGGTCGACACCTCCGTGTGA
- a CDS encoding IclR family transcriptional regulator domain-containing protein, protein MIEQDEASGDFVQSLARGLAVIRAFDAEHPELSLSEVARRAEISPAAARRFLRTLEALGYVHTTGRVFALTPKVLELGFSYLSALSLPEVMQPHLERLSREVGESVSAAVLAGTDIVYVARVPTRRIMMVGITIGTHFPAFATSMGRVLLAALPKAERAAILADTDLTPLTPLTLDAPDALAAELSRVRDQGWAIVDGELEAGLRSAAAPVRGRGGEVVAAVNVSTSASRDSVERLRTFHLPLLLETTAAIEADLRLL, encoded by the coding sequence GTGATCGAGCAGGATGAGGCGAGCGGGGACTTCGTCCAGTCGCTCGCGCGCGGACTCGCGGTGATCCGCGCGTTCGATGCCGAGCACCCCGAGCTGAGCCTCAGCGAGGTCGCCCGCCGTGCCGAGATCTCACCGGCGGCCGCGCGGCGCTTCCTGCGCACCCTGGAGGCGCTCGGCTACGTGCACACCACGGGGCGGGTGTTCGCCCTCACCCCGAAGGTCCTCGAGCTCGGCTTCAGCTACCTCTCGGCGCTCTCGCTCCCAGAGGTCATGCAACCGCACCTCGAGCGGCTCTCGCGCGAGGTGGGCGAGTCCGTGTCGGCCGCCGTGCTGGCCGGCACCGACATCGTCTACGTCGCCCGCGTCCCCACCCGTCGCATCATGATGGTCGGGATCACCATCGGCACGCACTTCCCGGCGTTTGCCACGAGCATGGGCCGGGTGCTGCTCGCGGCGCTTCCCAAGGCGGAGCGCGCGGCAATCCTCGCGGACACCGACCTCACGCCGCTCACCCCGCTCACCCTCGACGCCCCCGACGCGCTCGCCGCCGAGCTCTCGCGGGTGCGGGATCAGGGCTGGGCCATCGTCGACGGCGAGCTCGAGGCCGGGCTGCGATCGGCCGCCGCGCCGGTGCGCGGACGCGGCGGTGAGGTGGTCGCCGCCGTGAACGTGTCGACGAGCGCGAGCCGCGACAGTGTCGAGCGGCTGCGCACGTTCCATCTGCCGCTGCTGCTCGAGACGACGGCCGCGATCGAGGCGGATCTGCGACTCCTGTAA
- a CDS encoding 3-oxoacid CoA-transferase subunit B → MTTTISRQELAQRIAADIPEGAVVNLGIGAPTLVANYLPSELEIILHTENGMLGMGPAPDPDRVDPDLINAGKQAVTALPGAAYFHHADSFGMMRGGHLDVCVLGAFQVAENGDLANWSTGAPGAIPAVGGAMDLAIGAKEVYVMTDLLTKQGASKLVEACTYPLTGVGCVSRVYTDHAVFDVTPSGFVVREAFGDTTLDDLRALTGLALAAAG, encoded by the coding sequence ATGACCACCACCATCTCGCGCCAGGAGCTGGCGCAGCGCATCGCGGCCGACATCCCCGAGGGGGCCGTGGTCAACCTCGGCATCGGCGCCCCCACACTCGTCGCGAACTACCTCCCGAGCGAGCTCGAGATCATCCTGCACACGGAGAACGGCATGCTGGGCATGGGTCCGGCGCCGGATCCGGATCGTGTCGACCCCGACCTCATCAACGCCGGCAAGCAGGCGGTGACCGCCCTCCCCGGCGCCGCGTATTTCCATCACGCGGACTCGTTCGGCATGATGCGCGGCGGCCACCTCGACGTGTGCGTGCTGGGTGCCTTCCAAGTTGCAGAGAACGGGGATCTCGCGAACTGGTCGACGGGCGCCCCGGGGGCGATCCCGGCGGTGGGCGGCGCGATGGACCTCGCCATCGGTGCGAAGGAAGTCTACGTGATGACGGATCTGCTCACGAAGCAGGGCGCCTCGAAGCTCGTCGAGGCCTGCACCTACCCGCTGACGGGCGTCGGCTGCGTCTCCCGCGTCTACACCGACCACGCCGTGTTCGACGTGACTCCGTCCGGCTTCGTCGTGCGCGAGGCGTTCGGCGACACGACCCTCGATGATCTGCGCGCCCTGACCGGGCTCGCGCTCGCCGCCGCTGGGTGA
- a CDS encoding 3-oxoacid CoA-transferase subunit A: MIDKTVGSVEEAVAGIPDGATVMIGGFGRAGQPVELIDALIAQGAGDLTIVNNNAGNGDVGLAALLAKRRVRKIICSFPRQSDSWVFDGLYHEGAIELELVPQGNLAERIRAAGAGIGAFFSPTGVGTQLAEGKETREIDGRTYALEYPIRADFALVSARAADRWGNLVYRETARNFGPIMATAATTTIVQVDHLVDLGTLDPESVVTPGIFVDRVVAVGERAWLSDGAFVGGVTLEGHPRAEHSEEETR, encoded by the coding sequence ATGATCGACAAGACCGTAGGCTCCGTCGAGGAGGCCGTCGCGGGCATTCCCGACGGCGCCACCGTGATGATCGGCGGCTTCGGTCGAGCCGGGCAGCCGGTCGAACTCATCGACGCGCTCATCGCCCAGGGCGCGGGCGACCTCACGATCGTGAACAACAACGCCGGCAACGGCGACGTCGGGCTCGCCGCGCTGCTCGCGAAGCGCCGGGTGCGCAAGATCATCTGCTCGTTCCCGCGGCAGTCGGACTCCTGGGTGTTCGACGGCCTCTACCACGAGGGTGCGATCGAGCTGGAGCTCGTACCGCAGGGCAACCTCGCGGAGCGGATCCGCGCGGCGGGCGCAGGCATCGGCGCGTTCTTCAGTCCCACGGGCGTCGGCACGCAGCTGGCGGAGGGCAAGGAGACGCGCGAGATCGACGGCCGGACCTACGCCCTCGAGTACCCGATCCGCGCCGACTTCGCACTCGTCAGCGCGCGGGCGGCAGACCGTTGGGGCAACCTCGTCTACCGCGAGACCGCTCGCAACTTCGGGCCGATCATGGCGACCGCGGCCACCACCACCATCGTGCAGGTCGACCACCTCGTCGACCTGGGCACCCTCGACCCTGAGTCCGTCGTGACCCCGGGGATCTTCGTCGACCGGGTCGTCGCGGTGGGGGAGCGCGCGTGGCTCTCCGACGGCGCGTTCGTCGGCGGGGTCACGCTGGAGGGGCACCCGCGCGCCGAACACTCCGAGGAGGAGACCCGATGA
- a CDS encoding MFS transporter: MTSVPTTPTPRPWVLLFVAVCLVAANMRMTITGVGPLLDQISSDLGVELATLGALGAVPLLSWAIVSPLAHGLSARLGMERAVTVALLALIAGTVWRSLPGGLANLWLGTALIGASLAVGNVIMPALIKRDFPGRLPLVMGVYTALLGGAGAISAGVVVPIAGIPLGDGTLGWRVALLATGAAVPVALGVWVWAVASRRRASAGIVVEATSAVPAGVDPDGSDPDGADSDDTDAGSERRRSGIGRRVWRDPVAWWVALYMGTQSSIFFIMQTWLSPIEISRGYSAEAAGTEVMLLQIIGVGSSMLVPLCFRGRLRRSLPALIPVLGSLAIAGMLTVPALMILWICAIGIAAGASLTMSLTLMAVRARTAEAATSLSGMAQGVGYLIAAAGPVTFGWLHQMSGGWSLSLGLVLALCVVQVLVGWVAGRERSVLAGSDPA; this comes from the coding sequence GTGACCTCCGTGCCGACCACCCCGACACCGCGCCCCTGGGTGCTGCTCTTCGTGGCGGTCTGCCTGGTCGCCGCGAACATGCGGATGACGATCACCGGGGTGGGCCCGCTGCTCGACCAGATCTCGAGCGACCTCGGGGTCGAGCTCGCCACCCTCGGTGCGCTCGGCGCCGTGCCGCTGCTGAGCTGGGCGATCGTGTCGCCCCTCGCCCACGGCCTCAGCGCTCGGCTGGGGATGGAGCGGGCGGTCACCGTCGCGCTGCTCGCACTCATCGCCGGCACGGTATGGCGCTCGCTCCCCGGGGGCCTCGCGAACCTCTGGCTCGGCACCGCGCTCATCGGGGCGTCGCTCGCCGTCGGCAACGTGATCATGCCCGCGCTCATCAAACGCGACTTCCCGGGCCGACTGCCGCTCGTCATGGGGGTCTACACCGCACTGCTCGGCGGCGCCGGTGCGATCTCCGCGGGGGTCGTCGTGCCCATCGCCGGGATTCCGCTCGGCGACGGCACCCTCGGCTGGCGCGTGGCGCTGCTCGCCACCGGCGCGGCCGTACCCGTGGCCCTCGGGGTCTGGGTGTGGGCGGTGGCCTCCAGGCGGCGCGCGAGTGCTGGCATTGTCGTCGAGGCGACTTCGGCAGTGCCTGCCGGCGTCGATCCCGATGGCTCCGATCCCGACGGCGCCGATTCGGATGACACCGATGCCGGGAGCGAACGTCGGCGATCCGGGATCGGCCGCCGCGTCTGGCGCGACCCGGTGGCCTGGTGGGTCGCCCTCTACATGGGCACGCAGTCCTCGATCTTCTTCATCATGCAGACGTGGCTGTCGCCCATCGAAATCTCCCGAGGGTACTCGGCGGAGGCGGCCGGCACCGAGGTCATGCTGCTCCAGATCATCGGCGTCGGCAGCTCCATGCTCGTGCCGCTCTGCTTCCGGGGCCGACTGCGCCGGTCACTCCCCGCACTGATCCCGGTGCTCGGGTCGCTGGCGATCGCGGGCATGCTGACGGTGCCCGCGCTCATGATCCTGTGGATCTGCGCGATCGGGATCGCGGCAGGCGCATCACTCACGATGTCGCTCACGCTGATGGCCGTTCGGGCGCGCACCGCCGAGGCGGCGACCTCCCTCTCCGGCATGGCGCAGGGCGTCGGGTATCTCATCGCCGCGGCCGGGCCCGTCACCTTCGGCTGGCTGCACCAGATGAGCGGCGGGTGGTCGCTCTCCCTCGGTCTGGTGCTCGCGCTGTGCGTGGTGCAGGTGCTCGTGGGCTGGGTCGCCGGGCGCGAGCGCAGTGTGCTCGCGGGGAGCGACCCGGCGTAG
- a CDS encoding VOC family protein, protein MPAIGPDFISLQVRDLAASQAFYERYLGLVRSPAGPPHAVVFETAPIAFALRDPMPGVDLGAVAQPGVGAAIWLRATGVQEIHDALVTDGHPIVSSPIDGPFGRTFTFADLDGYHVTLHDRA, encoded by the coding sequence ATGCCCGCCATCGGCCCCGACTTCATCTCGCTCCAGGTCCGCGATCTTGCGGCTTCGCAGGCGTTCTACGAGCGGTATCTCGGCCTTGTCCGATCTCCCGCGGGGCCGCCGCACGCCGTCGTGTTCGAAACCGCGCCGATCGCCTTCGCGCTTCGCGACCCGATGCCGGGCGTCGATCTGGGCGCGGTGGCCCAGCCGGGCGTCGGCGCAGCGATCTGGCTGCGCGCGACCGGTGTGCAGGAGATTCACGACGCGCTCGTCACCGACGGTCACCCCATCGTTTCGAGTCCGATCGACGGACCCTTCGGCCGCACCTTCACCTTCGCGGACCTCGACGGGTACCACGTCACGCTGCACGATCGAGCGTGA